Proteins encoded in a region of the Saccharothrix ecbatanensis genome:
- a CDS encoding glycosyltransferase produces the protein MRIVQLANFYGPRSGGLRTALHHLGGGYAANGHHVTLVVPGAAHADEELSPGVRRITLPAPRIPGTGGYRAVDPWRVRTLLDHLEPDRLEVSDRLTLRGMGRWAAARGVPSVVISHERLDRLLEQFLLPKAFARRGADWANARMAASYDTVVCTTEFAREEFDRIGARNVARVPLGVDLLTFTPTRHDRSLKADLARGADALLVHCGRLSPEKHVERSVDTAAELHAAGHNVRLVIAGDGPRREALERRAVGLPVTFLGYVGRRTEVADLLATADVSLAPGPHETFGLAALEALASGTPVVVSASSALKEIVRPGCGAAVADHAPAFAGAVNALLDDPEPTRRTAARARAEEYPWQAAVDGMLTALRAH, from the coding sequence ATGAGGATCGTGCAGCTGGCCAACTTCTACGGCCCGCGTTCCGGTGGTCTGCGCACGGCGTTGCACCACCTCGGCGGCGGTTACGCGGCCAACGGCCATCACGTGACGCTCGTCGTGCCGGGGGCGGCGCATGCCGACGAGGAGCTGTCGCCTGGCGTCCGGCGGATCACGTTGCCCGCGCCGCGCATCCCCGGGACGGGCGGGTACCGGGCGGTCGACCCGTGGCGGGTGCGGACTTTGCTGGACCACCTCGAACCGGACCGGCTGGAGGTGTCCGACCGGTTGACGTTGCGCGGCATGGGCCGGTGGGCGGCGGCTCGTGGTGTGCCGAGCGTGGTGATCTCGCACGAGCGGTTGGACCGGTTGCTGGAGCAGTTCCTGCTGCCGAAGGCTTTCGCGCGGCGGGGTGCGGACTGGGCGAACGCCCGGATGGCAGCCTCGTACGACACGGTGGTGTGCACGACGGAGTTCGCGCGGGAGGAGTTCGACCGGATCGGGGCGCGGAACGTGGCTCGCGTGCCGCTCGGGGTGGACTTGCTGACTTTCACCCCGACCCGGCACGACCGGTCGTTGAAGGCGGATCTGGCGCGGGGCGCCGACGCGCTTCTCGTGCACTGCGGGCGGCTTTCGCCGGAGAAGCACGTCGAGCGCAGCGTCGACACGGCGGCGGAGCTGCACGCGGCCGGGCACAACGTGCGGCTGGTGATCGCGGGTGACGGGCCGCGGCGTGAGGCGTTGGAACGTCGTGCGGTCGGGCTGCCGGTGACGTTCCTGGGTTACGTCGGCCGGCGGACCGAGGTCGCCGACCTGCTCGCCACGGCGGACGTCTCACTGGCCCCCGGCCCGCACGAGACGTTCGGCTTGGCAGCGTTGGAAGCTCTGGCCTCCGGCACTCCTGTGGTCGTGTCGGCTTCCTCCGCTCTGAAGGAGATCGTCCGCCCCGGCTGTGGTGCCGCGGTGGCCGACCACGCCCCGGCGTTCGCGGGCGCCGTGAACGCTCTCCTGGACGACCCGGAACCGACCCGCCGCACCGCCGCCCGTGCCCGCGCCGAGGAGTACCCCTGGCAGGCCGCCGTGGACGGCATGCTCACCGCCCTCCGCGCCCACTAA
- a CDS encoding glycosyltransferase family 4 protein, with product MSFAPQGDLVRVAIVTESFLPQVNGVTNSVLRVLEHLRAHGHQALVVAPGAGADQHLGTPVVRVPAVDLPRLSSLPVGVPTRKVLTALADFAPDVVHLASPFVLGARGVSAARRLGIPTVAVYQTDIAGFAGHYGLGLTARAAWRWTRRLHAQADRTLAPSSSAVEALQQHGVPRVHRWGRGVDVELFNPDRRDDALRAELAPGGELLVGYVGRLSPEKRVDRLAALGDLPGVRVVVVGEGPEEGQLRQLLPDAAFLGFKSGVDLASAYASLDVFVHTGPHETFCQAVQEALASGVPVIAPDAGGPRDLVQPNTGYLFADDAQLRQAVVELSDPLRRRQFGQAARRWVRGRTWSAVCDELLGHYAAVLDLPERRAA from the coding sequence GTGTCCTTCGCACCGCAGGGTGACCTGGTGCGCGTCGCGATCGTCACCGAGAGCTTCCTACCCCAGGTCAACGGGGTGACCAACTCCGTTCTCCGCGTCCTGGAGCACCTCAGAGCGCACGGTCACCAGGCATTGGTGGTCGCACCGGGCGCGGGCGCTGACCAGCACCTCGGCACGCCGGTCGTCCGCGTGCCCGCCGTGGACCTGCCGAGGCTCAGTTCGCTGCCGGTCGGCGTGCCGACGCGCAAGGTGCTGACCGCGTTGGCCGATTTCGCGCCGGACGTCGTGCACTTGGCGAGCCCGTTCGTGCTGGGCGCACGGGGTGTGTCGGCGGCACGGCGGCTGGGCATCCCGACCGTCGCGGTCTACCAGACGGACATCGCCGGGTTCGCCGGTCACTACGGGCTCGGCCTCACCGCCCGCGCCGCCTGGCGGTGGACACGTCGGCTGCACGCCCAGGCCGACCGCACGCTCGCGCCGTCGAGTTCGGCCGTGGAAGCGCTCCAGCAGCACGGCGTGCCGCGCGTTCACCGGTGGGGGCGGGGTGTGGACGTCGAGTTGTTCAACCCCGATCGGCGGGACGACGCGTTGCGTGCCGAACTGGCGCCGGGCGGTGAACTGCTCGTCGGGTACGTCGGCCGGCTGTCGCCGGAGAAGCGGGTGGACCGGCTGGCGGCGCTGGGCGATCTTCCCGGTGTGCGGGTGGTGGTCGTCGGGGAAGGGCCGGAGGAGGGGCAGCTTCGGCAGCTCCTGCCCGACGCCGCGTTCCTCGGCTTCAAGAGCGGCGTGGACTTGGCTTCCGCCTACGCGAGCCTCGACGTTTTCGTGCACACGGGGCCGCACGAGACGTTCTGCCAGGCGGTTCAGGAGGCGTTGGCCAGCGGCGTGCCGGTGATCGCGCCGGACGCGGGAGGTCCGCGTGACCTCGTGCAGCCGAACACCGGCTACCTGTTCGCGGACGACGCGCAGCTCCGGCAAGCCGTGGTGGAGCTGAGTGATCCGTTGCGACGGCGGCAGTTCGGCCAGGCGGCTCGGCGTTGGGTGCGTGGACGCACATGGTCCGCCGTGTGCGACGAGCTGCTCGGCCACTACGCGGCGGTGCTGGACCTGCCGGAGCGTCGTGCGGCATGA